From a region of the Sulfitobacter sp. S190 genome:
- a CDS encoding acetolactate synthase large subunit, whose amino-acid sequence MKASDLFVKCLEAEGVERIYGVPGEENADFMMSLQDSSIEFVLTRHEQGAAFMAEVYGRLTGKVGVCLGTLGPGATNLITGVADGNMDRAPMLVLTGQGALTRQHKESHQVMNVVEMYKPVTKWSTAINAASNIPEIVHKAVKLATAEKPGACHIELAEDVAATQTDERPMRAARVRRPVPGDDVIDQVWDRLRSAKTPLIIAGNGAIRTRASAQLRQFCEATGIGALMTFMGKGALDLEDPRCLFTVGMGQRDYPQLAIDAADLILTVGFDPVEYGPEKWNSGCGADIIHMDFAPAESDKYYQPSIEVVGDVAHGLSMLNARAERDGAPRYDLASQTKLRERMQSEFAEHAQDRTTGSIRPQKAVADVRAVLGPDDIVLSGVGAHKMWIARHYQCHAPGTCLISNGFCSMGMPLPGAIAAKHACPDAKVLAVVGDADVMMNVQEMETASRLGSDITVLVWEDKAYGLIAWKQEQEFGEHTDLSFTNPDWMQLCDALDWQGQRCDNAEELQSALQRALDHRGPSMVVIPIDYRENMKLTERLGKITETF is encoded by the coding sequence ATGAAAGCGTCCGATCTGTTCGTCAAATGTCTCGAAGCGGAGGGCGTCGAGAGGATCTATGGCGTTCCGGGTGAGGAAAATGCCGACTTCATGATGTCGTTGCAGGACTCGTCGATCGAGTTTGTGCTGACGCGCCATGAACAGGGCGCCGCCTTCATGGCCGAGGTCTACGGGAGACTGACCGGCAAGGTCGGCGTATGTCTCGGCACGTTGGGTCCAGGGGCGACGAACCTGATCACCGGCGTGGCGGACGGCAATATGGACCGTGCACCGATGCTTGTCCTGACCGGTCAGGGCGCGTTGACCCGCCAGCACAAGGAAAGCCATCAGGTGATGAACGTCGTCGAGATGTACAAGCCTGTGACCAAGTGGTCGACCGCCATCAACGCGGCATCCAACATTCCCGAAATCGTGCACAAGGCGGTAAAGCTGGCCACAGCCGAGAAGCCGGGCGCCTGCCATATCGAGCTTGCCGAAGATGTCGCCGCCACACAAACGGACGAACGCCCCATGCGCGCCGCGCGCGTGCGCCGCCCTGTTCCCGGCGACGATGTGATCGATCAGGTCTGGGACAGGCTCCGCTCGGCCAAGACACCATTGATCATTGCCGGAAACGGTGCCATCCGCACGCGGGCCAGCGCACAGCTACGTCAGTTCTGCGAGGCAACGGGCATCGGTGCCCTGATGACATTCATGGGCAAAGGGGCGCTTGATCTGGAGGACCCCAGATGCCTGTTCACCGTGGGCATGGGGCAGCGCGACTATCCGCAACTGGCCATCGACGCTGCCGATCTGATACTCACCGTCGGGTTCGATCCGGTGGAATACGGGCCGGAAAAATGGAACAGCGGTTGCGGCGCAGACATTATCCATATGGATTTTGCGCCCGCCGAAAGTGACAAATACTATCAGCCCTCAATCGAGGTTGTAGGGGATGTCGCGCATGGTCTTTCAATGTTGAACGCCCGCGCGGAGCGGGACGGCGCGCCACGGTACGATCTGGCCAGCCAGACAAAGCTGCGCGAGCGGATGCAAAGCGAATTTGCCGAACATGCGCAGGATCGTACAACCGGCTCCATCCGTCCGCAAAAGGCGGTCGCCGATGTACGCGCGGTTCTGGGGCCGGATGATATCGTGTTGTCCGGTGTCGGTGCGCATAAAATGTGGATTGCGCGCCACTACCAATGTCATGCGCCCGGCACCTGCCTCATCTCGAACGGTTTTTGCTCCATGGGTATGCCCCTGCCCGGTGCAATCGCTGCAAAACACGCCTGCCCCGACGCCAAGGTCCTTGCCGTGGTCGGAGATGCGGACGTCATGATGAACGTGCAGGAAATGGAAACGGCCAGCCGCCTCGGTTCCGACATCACGGTGCTGGTGTGGGAGGACAAGGCCTATGGTCTGATCGCGTGGAAGCAGGAACAGGAATTCGGTGAGCACACGGATTTGTCCTTCACCAATCCCGACTGGATGCAATTGTGCGATGCCCTCGACTGGCAGGGTCAGCGGTGCGACAACGCCGAAGAGTTGCAAAGCGCCCTGCAACGTGCGCTCGATCACCGCGGGCCATCGATGGTGGTGATCCCGATCGACTACCGCGAGAATATGAAACTGACGGAGCGTTTGGGCAAGATCACGGAGACGTTCTGA
- a CDS encoding aminotransferase class I/II-fold pyridoxal phosphate-dependent enzyme, with protein MKVKIHTLFEYLLETTDAAPEAIVGFSLSQSPTLGSFMDDLDPDLPLDWNNRDFRGLPELRDHILHHAGLDGVCDRKDVLITAGAAEANYLAVMQLLQPGDEIVIETPGWPQADVLARAIGAKVVKVHRREKNGWQLPLDALEDAVNAKTRMIFLTNPNNPTGDLMDGETLQRVVDIAAAHGAWLLVDEVYAGLEWDGPRAPSVAGLYERGITTGSVSKALGLQGLRTGWLICRDPQMVMDAVILRENSSEIMNIMGEVIAEIALRPDRYDKAMAEARAAGRRNLARMDAWVAAQPMLEWVAPRAGLIGLGRLPENMDSGAFARFLLADPYRTFLLPGTAYDQPGHIRLGVGGGAGVNLDEGLDRLAKGLRAWPG; from the coding sequence ATGAAAGTCAAGATACACACGCTGTTTGAATATCTGCTCGAAACGACCGATGCCGCACCCGAAGCAATCGTCGGGTTCTCGCTATCGCAAAGCCCGACATTGGGGAGTTTCATGGACGATCTCGATCCGGATCTGCCGCTGGATTGGAACAACCGTGACTTTCGCGGGCTGCCGGAATTGCGCGATCATATACTGCACCATGCGGGGCTGGACGGGGTGTGCGATCGCAAGGATGTGCTGATCACCGCCGGAGCTGCGGAAGCGAATTATCTGGCTGTGATGCAGCTTTTGCAGCCCGGCGACGAGATCGTTATCGAAACGCCCGGCTGGCCACAGGCCGACGTGCTTGCCAGGGCGATCGGAGCCAAGGTGGTCAAAGTCCACCGCCGCGAGAAAAACGGCTGGCAATTACCGCTCGATGCGCTGGAAGACGCTGTAAATGCGAAAACGCGCATGATCTTCCTGACGAACCCGAACAACCCGACGGGTGATCTGATGGACGGCGAAACGCTTCAGCGGGTGGTGGATATCGCGGCGGCGCACGGGGCTTGGCTGCTCGTTGACGAGGTGTATGCCGGGCTTGAGTGGGACGGACCGCGCGCCCCTTCGGTCGCCGGTCTGTACGAGCGCGGCATCACGACCGGTTCGGTAAGCAAGGCATTGGGGCTGCAAGGGTTGCGCACCGGTTGGTTGATTTGTCGCGATCCGCAGATGGTCATGGACGCTGTGATCCTGCGTGAGAATTCCAGCGAGATCATGAATATCATGGGCGAAGTCATCGCCGAGATCGCCCTGCGCCCCGATCGGTACGACAAAGCCATGGCAGAGGCCCGCGCGGCCGGGCGGCGCAATCTGGCGCGCATGGACGCGTGGGTGGCAGCGCAGCCCATGCTGGAATGGGTCGCACCCCGTGCGGGGCTGATCGGGCTGGGGCGTTTGCCGGAAAACATGGATAGCGGCGCTTTCGCGCGGTTTCTGCTGGCCGATCCTTACCGGACGTTCCTGCTGCCCGGTACGGCCTATGACCAGCCCGGGCATATCCGGCTCGGTGTCGGTGGCGGCGCAGGCGTCAATCTTGACGAAGGGCTTGACCGGCTTGCCAAGGGGCTACGCGCCTGGCCGGGTTGA
- a CDS encoding MBL fold metallo-hydrolase, whose product MKGQITLEGKPKRMAVLDYGLFQVHANGRIIGICGYVVEMDSGDVVLIDSGFPPKYAQDAAAATDEDDLGSFGRVLSVTPDNSVSAQLSLLGLKKSDVTLMIQSHTHIDHVGELDAFPGVPILIAAAERALPRPLYWSGKQPMTWPDAQYHLVDADMTLAQGFDVLLCPGHAPGQLAFMIDLPDSGPILLTSDAISRADEIGERFAGSWEEAQAIFHGDRLMQRARDRDALVIFGHSPEDWPTQRKAPDWYT is encoded by the coding sequence ATGAAAGGGCAGATCACGCTGGAGGGCAAACCGAAACGCATGGCGGTACTCGACTACGGGCTGTTTCAGGTGCATGCGAACGGCCGCATCATCGGCATCTGCGGCTACGTCGTCGAAATGGATTCCGGTGACGTCGTGCTGATCGACTCCGGGTTCCCCCCGAAATATGCGCAGGACGCCGCTGCCGCCACGGATGAGGATGATCTGGGCAGTTTTGGGCGGGTGTTGTCGGTGACGCCCGACAATAGCGTCAGCGCGCAGCTGTCATTGCTCGGGCTAAAGAAATCGGACGTCACGCTGATGATCCAGAGTCACACCCATATCGACCATGTCGGTGAACTTGACGCCTTTCCCGGTGTCCCGATCCTGATCGCGGCAGCAGAACGCGCCTTGCCGCGCCCGCTCTACTGGTCGGGAAAGCAGCCGATGACGTGGCCGGACGCGCAATACCATCTCGTCGACGCAGATATGACCCTCGCACAGGGGTTCGACGTGCTGCTGTGCCCGGGTCATGCGCCGGGGCAACTGGCGTTCATGATTGACCTGCCGGACAGCGGGCCGATCCTGCTGACCTCGGACGCGATCAGCAGAGCGGACGAAATCGGCGAACGCTTTGCCGGTTCATGGGAAGAAGCGCAGGCGATCTTTCACGGTGACAGACTGATGCAGCGCGCCCGCGACCGCGATGCGCTGGTGATATTCGGTCACAGCCCCGAAGACTGGCCGACACAGCGCAAGGCGCCCGACTGGTACACCTAG
- a CDS encoding SDR family NAD(P)-dependent oxidoreductase translates to MVKVAVVTGAAGGMGRAIVAKLLEDGLHVVGLDVDSDGMAEMAQQEGFAAIPTDLMDKSAIDAAFAQIASEHGGVDALVNNAGTCFMSEFPDIPEDEFERQMRLNFTAAFHCAQASIKLMTGRAGVRKIVNISSNGAYNFDAFDPPHYRASKAALDTLTKDLARRYATEQIAVNSIAPAMTQTPLFGVVSEEVLAKAIAQMPHGRAMQPEEIAAWVSFLISPAGNVSSGNVIILNQGRDVR, encoded by the coding sequence ATGGTGAAAGTTGCAGTGGTCACAGGCGCAGCGGGCGGCATGGGCCGAGCGATCGTTGCCAAGTTGCTCGAGGACGGTCTGCACGTTGTCGGGCTGGATGTCGACAGTGACGGCATGGCCGAAATGGCCCAGCAAGAAGGGTTTGCCGCGATACCCACGGATCTGATGGACAAGAGCGCGATTGACGCAGCTTTTGCGCAAATCGCGTCCGAGCATGGCGGGGTGGACGCGCTCGTCAACAACGCCGGCACGTGTTTCATGTCAGAATTTCCCGATATTCCGGAGGACGAGTTTGAAAGGCAGATGCGCCTGAATTTTACGGCCGCCTTTCATTGTGCGCAGGCATCGATCAAGCTCATGACCGGGCGGGCGGGTGTCCGCAAGATCGTGAACATATCCTCGAACGGTGCCTATAATTTCGATGCTTTCGACCCGCCCCATTACCGCGCGAGCAAGGCTGCGCTGGACACGCTGACCAAAGATCTGGCCCGCAGATATGCAACCGAGCAGATTGCCGTCAATTCGATCGCCCCTGCGATGACCCAAACGCCGCTTTTCGGGGTGGTGAGCGAGGAGGTTCTGGCCAAGGCCATCGCGCAAATGCCCCACGGTCGCGCCATGCAGCCCGAAGAGATTGCCGCCTGGGTCAGCTTCCTGATCTCACCCGCCGGAAACGTGTCCAGCGGCAATGTCATCATCCTCAATCAGGGGCGGGACGTACGCTAG
- a CDS encoding pyridoxal phosphate-dependent aminotransferase, translated as MPPRPARRITDTSPKNFGMFAKAVGMSGDLIHLELGMPADDTPCHIKQATVAALNAGDVHYSDLQGQPALRQALAEKLSRQNGLDFTADEVLITNGLTHASFAAFMAFIDDGDEVILLAPYYPQHIGKVELAGGRVVIAPLDAENGFALNADLIAPHITSRTKAIAIVNPCNPTGRVYSRAELEGLAQLAVAHDLMVFSDEVYEEITYDGARHISIAALPGMRTRTITMSAFTKAYAMDGWRLGYLAADAGLMGPLMKMTTSEVTHVNTFIQAGALAAVTGPSGVLAEMVDRDRARRDLVVTRLNQMPGVTCAPVEGTIYAFPDIRATGLSAQNCADRLLNETGVVVEAGSFYGTAGEGHLRVCFGCAELDVLTDAMDRMQRFFNSL; from the coding sequence ATGCCCCCCCGCCCTGCCCGCAGGATCACCGACACAAGCCCAAAGAATTTCGGCATGTTTGCGAAAGCCGTAGGCATGTCCGGCGATCTGATCCACCTCGAACTGGGCATGCCGGCAGACGATACACCCTGCCACATCAAACAGGCGACCGTTGCCGCCCTCAATGCGGGCGATGTGCATTATTCTGATCTGCAGGGCCAGCCTGCGCTCAGGCAGGCGCTGGCAGAGAAGCTGTCGCGGCAAAACGGGCTCGACTTCACTGCCGATGAGGTGCTGATCACGAACGGCCTGACCCACGCATCTTTCGCCGCCTTTATGGCGTTCATCGATGACGGCGACGAGGTCATCCTGCTTGCGCCCTACTACCCGCAGCATATCGGCAAGGTGGAACTGGCGGGGGGCCGCGTCGTTATCGCGCCGCTCGATGCGGAAAACGGTTTCGCGCTGAATGCGGATCTCATTGCACCGCATATCACTTCGCGCACCAAGGCGATTGCGATTGTTAATCCCTGCAACCCGACGGGTCGTGTCTATTCCCGTGCCGAGCTTGAAGGCTTGGCGCAGCTGGCCGTGGCACACGATCTGATGGTGTTTTCAGACGAGGTGTACGAAGAAATCACCTATGACGGCGCGCGCCATATTTCCATCGCGGCCCTGCCCGGCATGCGCACGCGGACAATCACGATGAGCGCCTTTACCAAAGCCTACGCGATGGACGGCTGGCGGCTTGGCTATCTGGCGGCCGATGCGGGCCTCATGGGTCCGTTGATGAAAATGACCACCAGCGAAGTCACCCATGTGAACACATTCATTCAGGCCGGAGCCTTGGCGGCGGTAACGGGTCCTTCAGGTGTTCTGGCCGAGATGGTGGACCGCGACCGGGCCCGCCGCGATCTGGTCGTGACCCGCCTGAACCAGATGCCCGGGGTCACCTGCGCTCCTGTCGAAGGCACGATTTATGCGTTTCCCGACATCCGCGCCACGGGCCTGTCGGCGCAAAACTGCGCGGACAGATTGCTGAATGAAACGGGTGTGGTGGTCGAAGCGGGCAGTTTCTACGGCACAGCTGGCGAGGGGCATTTGCGGGTCTGTTTCGGCTGTGCGGAGCTTGACGTGCTCACAGACGCGATGGACAGGATGCAGCGGTTCTTCAACAGTCTCTAA
- a CDS encoding aminotransferase class V-fold PLP-dependent enzyme, whose product MSDPAYFLYHSIGLYPGKDREMARALGDFATVWGACDDAQWPKMLGARQTFIDLWCDLIDAPAGTLTSADNVTAALYSVIGGMADRLSGRTVLIAADCFPSLHFLLNGLADRIGFTLRTVPLREGGYWVEDDDMIAAWGPDVALAILTFVTSTASHRPDLDRLLAHGREMGSLVGIDLTQGIGIVPFSVVDTPVDFAISTTLKWLCGTPGAGIIQMRPELIAASAPELRGWFSQDNPFSWDLEAFDYAPDARRFDHGTPSVMACVGSVPALRWHAAQSGLQAHNRALTDTIIEWANARGVTLASPASRNRRGGSVMLHLPSSVDPAQVVDSLRDANIFADARGPILRLSPGAVTRMQHVTRLCDALDTLV is encoded by the coding sequence ATGTCAGACCCCGCTTATTTCCTGTATCACTCCATCGGGCTCTATCCCGGCAAAGACCGCGAAATGGCGCGGGCTTTGGGTGACTTCGCAACTGTCTGGGGCGCATGCGATGACGCGCAGTGGCCGAAAATGCTCGGCGCGCGGCAGACGTTCATCGACCTGTGGTGTGATCTAATCGACGCCCCCGCGGGGACGCTGACCTCTGCAGACAACGTAACTGCGGCGCTTTATTCCGTTATTGGCGGGATGGCCGACCGCTTGTCCGGCAGGACCGTTCTGATTGCTGCCGATTGTTTTCCGTCGCTGCATTTTCTGCTGAACGGGCTTGCCGACCGTATCGGATTTACACTCAGGACCGTGCCGCTTCGCGAAGGGGGCTACTGGGTCGAAGATGACGACATGATCGCGGCGTGGGGGCCGGATGTCGCGCTCGCCATCCTGACGTTCGTGACCTCCACAGCATCGCACAGGCCGGATCTTGACCGCCTGCTCGCCCACGGTCGCGAGATGGGATCGCTCGTCGGTATTGATCTAACACAGGGCATCGGCATCGTCCCGTTTTCCGTGGTGGATACGCCCGTTGATTTCGCCATCTCGACGACGCTGAAATGGCTGTGTGGCACGCCCGGCGCGGGTATCATTCAGATGCGCCCCGAACTTATTGCTGCGTCTGCCCCGGAATTGCGGGGCTGGTTCAGTCAGGATAATCCGTTTTCGTGGGACCTGGAGGCGTTTGACTACGCGCCGGATGCGCGACGTTTCGACCACGGGACGCCCTCGGTCATGGCCTGTGTGGGATCCGTGCCCGCGCTCAGATGGCACGCGGCGCAGTCGGGGTTACAAGCCCACAACCGTGCATTGACCGACACGATCATCGAATGGGCTAACGCGCGCGGTGTGACTTTGGCATCCCCCGCATCGCGCAACCGGCGGGGTGGGTCGGTCATGTTGCATCTGCCGTCCTCTGTCGATCCTGCGCAGGTCGTAGACAGCTTGCGCGACGCGAATATTTTCGCGGATGCCCGCGGCCCGATCCTGCGGCTGTCGCCGGGCGCTGTCACTCGGATGCAGCATGTAACCCGGCTTTGTGATGCGTTGGATACGCTGGTTTAG
- a CDS encoding beta-galactosidase has translation MNLKRTLGTCYYPEHWDRAIWEDDARRMAEAGLTWVRIGEFAWTRLEPAEGDYHLGWLDDAIAVLGSAGLKVVLGTPTATPPRWIMDKHPDMIALDELGRPRRFGSRRHYCFSHEGYKAECARIVSKLAERYGDNPHIAAWQTDNEYGCHDTTLSYSDAAGTAFQSWLRTRYPGAGNGGDINALNDAWGNVFWSMDYDDFDQIGLPNLTVTEPNPAHSLAFRRFTSDQVVAFNRVQVDIIRRHSDAPITHNYMGRITDFDHFDVGNDLDFASWDSYPLGFLEDRSGFDDAHKKRFARQGDPDFGAFHHDLYRAVGKGRWWVMEQQPGPVNWAPYNPAPLPGMVRLWSWEAFAHGAEAVCYFRWRQAPFAQEQMHAGLLRPDSADAPGMAEAQQVAQELGKAPDVQPVQAPVALMFDYAADYYWAVQPHGDGLSYFGLVFDTYRALRAMGLSVDIVPASTRDFSGYTMILAPGVMHMEDDLKQAFARADATVLVGPRTGARDADMCTPVPMPPAWPDFDATVTYVQSIRPDSPVALPEGGHFIRYLEHIETGETVVEATQDGAPALVQKGRFHYLAGWPDQDAARRILGELATSAGLSVMDLPDGVRCRDTGTERFWFNFDTQSHTVAGRTLAPVSVLRETL, from the coding sequence ATGAACCTCAAGCGAACTCTGGGCACCTGCTATTATCCCGAACACTGGGACCGCGCCATCTGGGAAGACGATGCGCGGCGCATGGCCGAGGCGGGCCTGACATGGGTGCGGATCGGGGAATTCGCGTGGACGCGGCTCGAACCTGCGGAGGGGGACTATCACTTAGGCTGGCTCGACGATGCAATCGCGGTGCTGGGATCGGCAGGGTTGAAGGTGGTGCTGGGCACGCCCACGGCAACGCCGCCGCGCTGGATTATGGACAAACATCCCGACATGATCGCGCTTGACGAGCTTGGCCGCCCGCGGCGTTTCGGATCACGCCGGCACTACTGTTTCAGCCATGAAGGGTACAAGGCGGAATGCGCAAGGATCGTCTCGAAGCTGGCCGAGCGGTATGGCGATAACCCGCATATCGCGGCGTGGCAGACCGACAATGAATACGGCTGCCACGATACAACCCTTTCCTACTCCGACGCTGCGGGCACCGCGTTCCAAAGCTGGCTGCGCACCCGCTATCCCGGTGCGGGCAATGGCGGGGATATCAACGCGCTGAACGATGCGTGGGGCAACGTATTCTGGTCGATGGACTACGATGACTTTGACCAGATCGGATTGCCCAACCTGACCGTGACAGAGCCTAACCCGGCCCATTCGCTCGCTTTTCGCCGCTTCACATCGGACCAGGTGGTTGCGTTCAATCGGGTGCAGGTCGACATCATCCGGCGCCATTCCGATGCGCCGATCACCCACAACTACATGGGGCGGATCACGGATTTCGATCATTTCGATGTCGGCAATGATCTCGATTTCGCCAGTTGGGACAGCTATCCGCTCGGCTTTCTCGAAGACCGCTCGGGATTTGACGATGCCCATAAGAAGCGGTTTGCCCGGCAGGGCGACCCGGATTTCGGTGCGTTTCACCACGACCTTTACCGCGCGGTCGGCAAAGGCCGCTGGTGGGTGATGGAGCAGCAGCCCGGCCCCGTGAACTGGGCCCCGTACAACCCCGCGCCGCTGCCCGGTATGGTGCGCTTGTGGTCGTGGGAAGCGTTTGCACACGGCGCCGAAGCGGTGTGCTATTTCCGCTGGCGGCAAGCGCCTTTTGCGCAGGAACAGATGCACGCGGGTCTTCTGCGCCCCGATAGCGCCGACGCGCCCGGCATGGCGGAGGCGCAGCAGGTCGCACAAGAGCTTGGCAAAGCGCCGGACGTGCAGCCGGTGCAGGCTCCGGTGGCGTTGATGTTTGACTATGCCGCTGATTATTACTGGGCGGTGCAGCCGCACGGTGACGGGCTGAGTTATTTCGGGCTCGTCTTCGACACCTACCGCGCGCTGCGCGCAATGGGATTGTCGGTGGATATCGTACCGGCCAGCACGCGCGACTTTTCGGGCTACACCATGATCCTCGCCCCCGGTGTGATGCACATGGAAGATGATCTGAAGCAGGCCTTCGCGCGGGCCGATGCGACGGTTCTCGTCGGCCCTCGTACCGGCGCACGGGATGCCGACATGTGCACCCCCGTTCCGATGCCACCCGCCTGGCCGGATTTCGACGCGACCGTGACCTATGTGCAATCGATCCGCCCCGACAGCCCCGTTGCCCTGCCGGAGGGGGGCCATTTCATCCGGTATCTGGAGCATATCGAGACGGGCGAAACCGTCGTCGAGGCGACACAAGACGGCGCGCCCGCATTGGTACAAAAGGGCCGTTTCCACTATTTGGCGGGCTGGCCCGATCAGGATGCCGCGCGGCGGATATTGGGAGAGTTGGCCACGTCGGCAGGTCTTTCGGTCATGGATCTGCCCGATGGTGTACGGTGCCGCGACACAGGAACAGAACGGTTCTGGTTTAACTTCGACACGCAATCGCACACTGTGGCAGGACGAACGCTCGCACCGGTTTCAGTGCTGCGCGAGACACTGTAG
- a CDS encoding SMP-30/gluconolactonase/LRE family protein codes for MTATVFDETRCLLGEGPLWHPERGALFWFDILNRRLYGEGRVHQFDEYVSAAGWVDTDTLLVASQTQLFTFNLETGEDTFVAPLEADNLVTRSNDGRADPAGGFWIGTMGINAERKAGSIYRYYKGTVERLFDRITISNAISFAPDGTTAYFTDTATRHVMRVALDDEGWPASDPVLHLDLRGEDLNPDGAVVDADGCLWIAQWGAGRVARYDADGAFLGAVSVGGQQASCPAFGGPDLKTLFVTTAADGLDGAGDGKTYHCAVNVTGQREHRVIL; via the coding sequence ATGACCGCCACTGTTTTCGACGAGACGCGGTGCCTTTTGGGCGAGGGGCCGCTTTGGCATCCTGAACGGGGCGCTCTGTTCTGGTTCGATATCCTGAACCGCCGCCTTTACGGCGAAGGGCGGGTCCATCAATTTGACGAATACGTATCGGCCGCGGGGTGGGTCGACACCGACACGCTGCTGGTTGCCTCGCAGACGCAGCTCTTTACCTTCAATCTCGAGACAGGCGAAGACACGTTCGTCGCCCCGCTCGAAGCGGACAATTTGGTCACGCGGTCCAATGACGGGCGGGCCGATCCCGCGGGCGGCTTCTGGATCGGGACGATGGGCATCAACGCCGAGCGCAAGGCGGGTAGCATATACCGGTACTACAAAGGCACTGTCGAGCGGTTGTTCGACAGGATCACGATCAGCAATGCCATTTCCTTCGCGCCGGACGGGACCACCGCTTACTTCACCGATACGGCCACGCGCCACGTGATGCGCGTGGCGCTTGACGATGAGGGCTGGCCTGCTTCGGACCCGGTCTTGCATCTTGATCTGCGGGGCGAGGATCTGAACCCCGACGGCGCTGTTGTCGACGCAGACGGTTGTTTGTGGATTGCCCAATGGGGGGCAGGGCGCGTGGCGCGATACGATGCGGACGGTGCTTTTCTGGGCGCTGTTAGCGTGGGCGGCCAGCAGGCCAGTTGCCCCGCTTTTGGCGGTCCTGATCTCAAAACCCTTTTCGTCACCACCGCTGCCGATGGGCTGGATGGTGCAGGAGACGGGAAAACATATCACTGCGCGGTCAATGTGACGGGACAGCGCGAACACCGGGTAATTCTATGA
- a CDS encoding 2-dehydro-3-deoxy-6-phosphogalactonate aldolase, giving the protein MSRPLIAILRGITPPEVEAIGEQLIEAGIDRIEVPLNSPDPLTSIGLLADLLKGRAVVGAGTVLTAQAVADVAGVGGQLIVSPDCNPAVIDATKESGLQSFPGVMTPTESFTALRHGADGLKFFPGNLIGPAGLKALKAVLPPETETYAVGGAAPENFGDWLAAGATGFGIGSGLYQAGFSLEEVATRAGSIVAAFDALRP; this is encoded by the coding sequence ATGAGCCGTCCCCTGATTGCCATTTTGCGCGGCATCACACCGCCCGAGGTCGAAGCCATCGGTGAGCAGCTAATCGAAGCCGGTATCGACCGCATCGAAGTTCCACTGAATTCGCCCGATCCGCTCACGTCCATCGGTTTGCTTGCCGATCTGTTGAAAGGGCGCGCGGTTGTCGGGGCAGGGACCGTGCTGACCGCGCAGGCTGTGGCCGATGTGGCCGGTGTGGGCGGACAATTGATCGTGTCGCCGGATTGCAATCCCGCGGTGATCGACGCGACCAAAGAGTCCGGTCTGCAAAGTTTTCCGGGCGTCATGACGCCGACGGAAAGCTTCACCGCGCTGCGGCACGGGGCGGACGGGCTGAAGTTCTTTCCGGGCAATCTCATCGGTCCGGCTGGACTAAAGGCGCTCAAGGCCGTGTTGCCACCCGAAACGGAAACCTACGCCGTTGGAGGTGCCGCGCCCGAGAACTTTGGCGACTGGCTGGCGGCGGGGGCCACGGGTTTCGGGATCGGAAGCGGTCTTTACCAAGCGGGTTTCAGCCTTGAAGAGGTAGCGACCCGCGCCGGCAGCATCGTGGCCGCCTTTGACGCGCTGCGCCCATGA